A DNA window from Nitrospira sp. contains the following coding sequences:
- a CDS encoding hypothetical protein (Evidence 4 : Unknown function but conserved in other organisms; MaGe:77309834) produces MDVFQNYPVAFFVTVVLPIVSGIVLAVGGYDSLKARSDSDAQLGRIEKNTEQALKQMPDVTATLSSLARYESTLAAAGKRDEALTAVLAQYQGMKRASDVWDRLRASGNHEEKARLASEVLDILSKNLIKVAVPENLPSRPLILVLGTNTFRVLFSAPMRIPPQLEFQSLPEGVQAEVTEKSEFGFTVRFMPATTPVTIFEFTADAEL; encoded by the coding sequence ATGGACGTATTTCAGAACTATCCCGTTGCGTTTTTTGTCACGGTTGTGCTGCCGATAGTTTCGGGCATCGTGTTGGCTGTTGGCGGCTATGACAGCCTCAAGGCAAGGTCAGACTCAGATGCGCAACTTGGTCGTATTGAAAAGAACACTGAACAGGCTCTGAAGCAAATGCCAGATGTCACTGCAACCCTTAGCTCTCTGGCAAGATACGAGAGCACCCTTGCGGCAGCGGGCAAAAGAGACGAGGCACTTACAGCAGTATTGGCCCAGTACCAGGGGATGAAGCGAGCATCAGATGTTTGGGACAGGCTGCGCGCATCTGGCAACCACGAAGAAAAAGCAAGACTAGCCTCAGAGGTCCTGGATATTCTGAGTAAGAACCTCATTAAGGTTGCAGTGCCGGAGAATCTCCCGAGTAGGCCCTTGATTCTGGTACTCGGTACAAACACATTTCGGGTGTTGTTTTCAGCACCAATGCGTATCCCGCCTCAACTAGAGTTCCAAAGCCTTCCTGAAGGCGTGCAAGCTGAGGTCACGGAAAAGTCTGAGTTTGGCTTCACGGTTAGGTTCATGCCAGCAACCACGCCGGTAACAATCTTTGAGTTCACCGCGGATGCAGAGCTTTGA
- a CDS encoding hypothetical protein (Evidence 4 : Unknown function but conserved in other organisms; MaGe:77309837), whose translation MSRASLTLASRHNPLASSSEQLRVLNETTRLVPFDARLAQTGLSPLQASGITVFQINVGKLCNQTCRHCHVDAGPDRTESMSRETAELCIAALARTDIPTVDITGGAPELNPNFRWLVEQARALGRHVMDRCNLSILHIPSQSDLAEFLAAHGVEIVASLPYYRASQTDAQRGDGIFERSIEGLRLLNRLGYGRAESGLLLNLVHNPVGAFLPPKQEAIEVQFRKELRERHGVEFNHLYTITNMPISRFLQFLLESGNYDGYMERLANAFNPAAAAGVMCRYTLSVSWDGGLYDCDFNQMLDLPVGYGAPTHIRDFDPALLNRRRIVTRNHCYGCTAGAGSSCGGAVAE comes from the coding sequence ATGAGCCGCGCCTCGCTCACGTTAGCCAGCCGTCACAACCCGCTCGCGTCATCGTCGGAACAACTTCGCGTTCTCAATGAGACAACTCGGCTCGTTCCCTTCGACGCCCGTCTTGCCCAGACAGGCTTGTCTCCACTCCAGGCCTCCGGCATCACGGTCTTCCAAATCAACGTCGGCAAGCTGTGCAACCAAACCTGCCGCCATTGCCACGTGGACGCTGGACCGGACCGGACCGAGAGCATGTCGCGAGAAACAGCAGAGCTGTGCATTGCCGCCTTGGCGCGGACCGATATCCCCACCGTCGATATCACCGGCGGGGCGCCTGAACTGAATCCGAATTTCCGCTGGCTGGTCGAGCAGGCGCGCGCGCTGGGACGCCATGTTATGGACCGGTGCAATCTGTCGATCTTGCACATCCCCTCGCAGTCGGATCTCGCAGAGTTTCTCGCCGCGCACGGCGTCGAGATTGTCGCCTCGCTGCCCTATTACCGCGCCAGCCAGACCGACGCGCAGCGCGGCGACGGCATCTTTGAACGATCCATCGAAGGGCTCCGGCTCTTGAACCGGCTCGGCTATGGACGGGCGGAAAGCGGACTGTTACTCAATCTGGTGCATAATCCGGTCGGCGCATTTCTCCCGCCGAAGCAGGAGGCGATTGAGGTTCAATTCAGGAAAGAGCTTCGTGAGCGGCATGGAGTGGAGTTCAATCACCTCTACACCATCACCAACATGCCGATAAGCCGGTTCCTTCAATTCCTGCTGGAAAGCGGCAACTATGACGGCTACATGGAACGGCTGGCCAATGCCTTTAATCCGGCTGCGGCGGCCGGGGTGATGTGCCGTTATACGCTCTCGGTCAGTTGGGACGGCGGGCTGTACGATTGCGACTTCAATCAGATGCTGGACCTGCCCGTCGGGTATGGCGCCCCCACGCACATTCGCGACTTCGATCCGGCACTTCTCAATCGACGGCGGATCGTCACCCGCAATCATTGCTATGGCTGCACGGCCGGAGCCGGCTCCTCGTGCGGTGGGGCTGTCGCGGAATAG
- a CDS encoding HflK protein (MaGe:77309838) encodes MVWNPNDPWNKKNDKLDDALKQAQSQLHGLLPSGGMKSLLLVGLLVFVAWQSAFIVAPDEEGVVKRFGIPVRTVGPGPHGKIPLIESVMQPKVEKLHRVEVGFRTDRQGRQQMLPQEALMLTGDMNILAIEFIVQYKIKESANYLFNVADIHDTIGKAAEASMREVVGKSKIDEVLTTGKAQIQQDTLTLLQTILDQYQAGVQIAAIQLQDVDPPEAVAAAFKDVTNAKEDREKLINQSQSYRNDILPKAKGEAAQMVNQAKGYAQARLNRAQGEANRFVATLKEYNQAKDIISKRLYIETMEEILPNIDKVIIDGKGGERVLPYLPLDRMKARTAPAAEEQKP; translated from the coding sequence ATGGTCTGGAACCCCAACGATCCCTGGAATAAGAAGAACGACAAGCTCGACGATGCGTTGAAACAGGCGCAGTCGCAGCTGCATGGGCTGCTTCCGTCCGGCGGCATGAAAAGCTTGCTGCTTGTCGGACTCCTGGTCTTTGTCGCCTGGCAAAGCGCGTTTATTGTCGCACCTGACGAAGAGGGCGTCGTCAAACGTTTCGGCATTCCCGTTCGAACGGTGGGACCCGGCCCTCACGGGAAGATCCCCCTGATCGAATCGGTCATGCAGCCGAAGGTTGAAAAGCTCCATCGCGTGGAAGTCGGCTTCCGAACCGACCGGCAGGGACGCCAGCAGATGCTCCCTCAGGAAGCGTTGATGCTGACCGGCGATATGAATATTCTCGCGATCGAATTTATCGTGCAGTACAAGATTAAGGAGTCTGCAAACTATCTCTTCAATGTCGCGGACATTCACGACACCATCGGCAAAGCGGCCGAAGCCTCAATGCGCGAAGTCGTCGGCAAAAGCAAGATCGATGAGGTCCTCACCACCGGCAAAGCACAGATCCAGCAAGACACCTTGACGTTATTGCAAACCATCCTGGATCAATATCAGGCGGGGGTGCAGATTGCGGCGATTCAGCTCCAGGATGTGGATCCGCCGGAAGCGGTGGCCGCCGCATTTAAGGATGTGACGAATGCCAAGGAAGACCGCGAGAAGCTGATCAATCAGTCGCAAAGCTATCGCAACGACATTCTCCCCAAGGCAAAAGGCGAAGCGGCGCAGATGGTGAATCAGGCGAAGGGCTATGCGCAGGCACGACTGAATCGCGCGCAGGGAGAGGCCAACCGCTTCGTTGCCACGCTCAAAGAGTATAACCAAGCAAAAGATATCATCAGCAAGCGGCTCTATATCGAAACGATGGAAGAGATCCTGCCCAACATCGATAAAGTCATCATCGACGGCAAAGGCGGCGAGCGCGTCTTGCCCTATCTCCCGCTCGATCGCATGAAAGCCAGAACCGCCCCAGCTGCCGAGGAGCAAAAACCGTGA
- a CDS encoding hypothetical protein (Evidence 5 : Unknown function; MaGe:77309833) yields the protein MKEWKGGWVAVQEYAAYDATSRPLMEDFTKCRACHTPVAQKDFVHRYDEYFQTRGRM from the coding sequence TTGAAAGAATGGAAGGGAGGATGGGTAGCCGTACAAGAATATGCCGCCTACGATGCGACGAGTAGACCGCTGATGGAAGATTTCACCAAGTGCCGCGCCTGCCATACGCCAGTGGCTCAGAAGGACTTCGTGCATCGATATGACGAATATTTTCAGACCAGAGGACGGATGTAG
- a CDS encoding Methyltransferase domain-containing protein (MaGe:77309836), with protein sequence MPIDEIEKKVSDRYAKAASTGEQMCCPTSYDMANLKSFIPEEVLKISYGCGTPAGLNTVSAGETVLDIGSGGGIDCFEASRLVGPAGQVIGIDMTDTMLEIARKNAVIVATNLGYPASNVEFRKGMADAMPVADNLIDLIISNCVINLAPDKRKVFREMFRVAKPGGRFTISDIVADQVVPQYLVHDAEKWGDCLSGALTLTDYMAGMTDAGFVGLHLIKSSPWQQIDGIHFFSVTLTGYKLPAEAPIRPARYATLRGPFSRVIDERGTTYMRGIPQPLTPDLALLLSQPPFAALFMFSDAPQWLNRDNPRWTAVFPEQIPCTWKGDYALLAGPFLEAHDDDAHIYRRGEPLEVCSKTLAVLQTEGYAPHFAILNRASQPVDGDAVDCAPNGSCC encoded by the coding sequence ATGCCGATAGACGAAATTGAGAAAAAAGTCAGCGACCGTTATGCCAAAGCTGCCAGCACGGGCGAGCAGATGTGCTGCCCGACCAGCTATGACATGGCGAATCTCAAATCCTTCATCCCTGAAGAGGTGCTCAAGATTTCGTATGGGTGCGGGACTCCGGCCGGGCTGAATACCGTGAGCGCCGGTGAAACGGTGCTCGATATCGGTTCGGGGGGCGGCATCGATTGTTTTGAAGCCTCGCGTCTTGTCGGTCCCGCCGGACAGGTCATCGGCATCGACATGACCGATACGATGCTGGAGATCGCGCGGAAGAATGCCGTGATTGTCGCAACCAATCTGGGATACCCCGCGTCGAATGTTGAGTTTCGCAAAGGGATGGCCGACGCCATGCCGGTCGCCGACAACCTGATCGATCTGATCATTTCAAACTGCGTGATCAACTTGGCTCCAGACAAGCGGAAGGTCTTTCGCGAGATGTTCCGCGTAGCGAAGCCGGGAGGCCGGTTTACCATCTCCGATATTGTGGCGGATCAAGTGGTGCCGCAATACCTCGTCCATGATGCGGAGAAATGGGGCGACTGTTTATCCGGCGCGCTGACGCTGACCGACTACATGGCCGGAATGACCGACGCCGGCTTTGTCGGCCTGCATCTGATCAAGTCGTCTCCCTGGCAACAGATCGACGGTATTCACTTTTTCTCCGTCACCCTCACCGGCTATAAACTTCCGGCCGAGGCTCCAATACGCCCCGCCCGCTACGCCACCTTGCGCGGCCCCTTCAGCCGAGTGATCGATGAGCGCGGCACCACCTATATGCGCGGCATTCCGCAACCGCTCACGCCGGACCTCGCGCTGCTGCTGAGTCAGCCGCCCTTCGCAGCGCTGTTCATGTTCTCCGATGCGCCACAGTGGCTCAATCGGGACAATCCGCGATGGACAGCCGTCTTTCCCGAGCAGATTCCCTGCACATGGAAAGGCGACTACGCGCTGCTGGCCGGCCCGTTTCTAGAAGCGCACGATGACGACGCCCACATCTATCGGCGCGGCGAGCCGCTGGAAGTCTGCTCCAAGACGCTGGCCGTCCTTCAAACAGAAGGCTACGCGCCACACTTTGCCATCCTGAATCGCGCGAGCCAGCCGGTGGACGGCGATGCGGTGGACTGCGCGCCCAACGGTAGCTGCTGCTAA
- a CDS encoding AAA family ATPase (MaGe:77309832): MLRSTVEALMADERAKSHHSLADRLQKALQTVSVTPQIFSNTQQAHSNGRDAILEIIPRIRFEDLVLTLPARAEGKQLVEEHLRADVLRANGYEPRHKVLLSGPPGNGKTSYAEAIAEALALPFFVVRYDALVGSYLGETNVRLRKLFDYVRTQPCVLFFDEFDSIGKERGDTHETGEIKRVVSFLLMQIDQLPSYVLTIAATNHAELLDRAVWRRFQLRLAFPAPEKNEISAFLDKIIEPWPDKPRISTNALAGRLGAMSYAEARDFCLNIRRRQILGLGEVGIDSAISTELDLWVTRVKPEVTNAVRSRQTTPSARHQRSSATGTRPSKKSSKA; the protein is encoded by the coding sequence ATGCTCCGCTCAACTGTCGAGGCGCTCATGGCAGATGAGCGGGCAAAGAGCCATCATAGCCTAGCTGACCGTCTTCAAAAGGCACTTCAAACAGTTTCAGTTACGCCACAAATCTTCTCAAATACACAGCAAGCTCATAGCAATGGCCGCGATGCAATCCTTGAAATAATCCCTCGTATTAGATTTGAGGATTTAGTGTTAACACTACCTGCGCGTGCAGAAGGCAAGCAGCTCGTTGAAGAACATCTACGGGCAGACGTATTGAGAGCGAATGGGTATGAACCACGGCACAAAGTCTTGCTATCTGGACCTCCAGGTAACGGGAAGACATCGTATGCGGAAGCCATTGCCGAAGCACTCGCACTTCCATTTTTCGTTGTTCGATATGATGCACTTGTCGGAAGTTATCTCGGAGAAACAAATGTTCGCCTACGCAAGCTGTTTGATTATGTACGAACTCAGCCTTGTGTATTGTTCTTTGATGAATTTGATTCCATTGGTAAAGAGCGAGGCGATACACACGAGACCGGCGAGATTAAGCGAGTCGTTTCTTTTCTTTTAATGCAAATCGATCAGCTGCCTAGTTATGTGCTGACCATAGCTGCTACCAATCATGCAGAGCTCTTAGATCGTGCCGTGTGGCGTCGCTTTCAATTAAGGCTCGCATTTCCAGCGCCCGAGAAAAACGAAATTTCCGCTTTCCTCGACAAGATCATCGAGCCTTGGCCAGACAAGCCAAGGATTTCGACAAACGCTTTAGCTGGGCGATTAGGAGCAATGTCCTATGCCGAAGCGCGTGATTTTTGTCTGAACATTCGCCGTCGTCAAATCCTGGGGCTAGGCGAAGTTGGAATTGACTCCGCCATCAGCACAGAGCTTGATTTATGGGTTACTCGTGTGAAGCCAGAGGTAACCAATGCCGTTCGATCCAGACAAACCACTCCTTCGGCTAGGCATCAGCGATCTTCAGCCACGGGCACCAGGCCATCAAAGAAATCCTCCAAGGCCTGA
- a CDS encoding hypothetical protein (Evidence 4 : Unknown function but conserved in other organisms; MaGe:77309835), protein MYGFSSMKIAFHFDADHKDLGCYYGLPVRRALFGAILKSRTIDLHTKVFQGDILLAMQTMDREKTESVEVHHFNKERFLSAIQTLLDPGSHIWMTFTQESVEKLLKGNVFVLLFESISFRDGREIDEALKTYPWYLGALQIDDTCPVHWVAYANAMVASYRIVGRKIHLFWDGLCDDSKDEGHIEELSGIGFSCVEFESLNGKFSVFDKYHDYQHARRVAELGAVLSDELGTMADQVITRFSDVAPELGNKLWSAIRTYDRAEVPEDYAQVAASCRRVIEYVADAIFPPTDPTPDGRPLGSTHYRNRLLAFADKERISNTSLDMICASTALLGEQLEKLGSLVNKGVHAEVTRHEARRCLFRTIMALDDILSLKQGPLEVRTSWDVA, encoded by the coding sequence ATGTACGGGTTCTCTTCGATGAAGATCGCTTTCCACTTTGACGCAGACCACAAAGACCTTGGGTGCTACTACGGCTTACCCGTTCGGCGTGCACTATTTGGTGCGATTCTTAAGTCCAGGACCATAGATCTTCATACGAAGGTCTTTCAAGGTGACATTCTTCTCGCCATGCAAACGATGGATAGAGAGAAGACTGAGTCTGTGGAAGTTCACCACTTCAATAAGGAGCGATTTCTCTCAGCGATTCAGACGCTGCTAGACCCTGGTAGTCACATTTGGATGACATTCACTCAGGAGTCAGTCGAGAAGCTGTTGAAGGGAAATGTATTTGTACTTCTGTTCGAGAGCATCTCATTCCGCGATGGAAGGGAAATTGACGAGGCTCTTAAGACCTATCCGTGGTATCTGGGTGCGCTTCAAATCGACGACACCTGTCCGGTCCACTGGGTCGCATATGCCAATGCGATGGTCGCAAGTTACCGAATCGTTGGGCGCAAAATTCATCTATTCTGGGATGGCCTTTGCGACGACTCAAAAGACGAGGGGCACATTGAGGAGCTTTCGGGAATTGGCTTTTCTTGTGTCGAATTTGAGTCTCTCAACGGCAAGTTCTCGGTCTTCGATAAGTATCATGACTATCAACATGCCCGGCGGGTAGCTGAATTGGGAGCGGTTCTTTCTGACGAACTCGGAACCATGGCCGACCAAGTCATCACGCGATTCTCTGATGTGGCCCCTGAGCTTGGAAACAAGCTTTGGTCTGCAATTCGTACCTATGATCGAGCAGAGGTTCCGGAGGATTACGCCCAAGTCGCAGCCTCCTGTCGACGGGTAATTGAGTACGTGGCGGATGCGATCTTTCCACCAACCGATCCGACCCCTGACGGGCGCCCACTCGGGTCGACGCATTATCGCAACCGCCTTCTCGCCTTCGCCGATAAGGAGCGCATCAGTAATACCAGCCTTGACATGATCTGCGCATCTACAGCTCTTCTTGGTGAGCAGCTCGAAAAACTAGGAAGCTTAGTTAATAAAGGTGTTCATGCCGAGGTAACCCGGCATGAGGCTCGTCGATGCCTTTTTCGGACAATCATGGCTCTCGATGATATTCTTTCGCTCAAGCAGGGCCCGCTTGAAGTGAGAACATCGTGGGATGTCGCATAA